A single genomic interval of Phocoena sinus isolate mPhoSin1 chromosome 15, mPhoSin1.pri, whole genome shotgun sequence harbors:
- the PRELID3B gene encoding PRELI domain containing protein 3B isoform X2 — protein MQKYPNPMNPSVVGVDVLDRHVDLSGKLHSHRLLSTEWGLPSIVKSLIGAARTKTYVQEHSVVDPVEKTMELKSTNISFTNMVSVDERLIYKPHPQDPEKTILTQEAIITVKGVSLGSYLEGLMASTISSNANKGREAMEWVIHKLNAEIEELTASARGSIRTPMAAAAFVEK, from the exons ATGCAGAAATACCCAAACCCTATGAACCCAAGTGTGGTTGGAGTTGATGTATTGGACAGACATGTAGATCTCTCTGGAAAGTTGCACAGCCATAGACTTCTCAGCACAGAGTGGGGACTGCCTTCCATTGTGAAATCT CTTATTGGTGCAGCAAGAACCAAAACATATGTGCAAGAACATTCTGTAGTGGATCCCGTAGAGAAAACAATGGAACTTAAATCTACTAAT aTTTCTTTTACAAATATGGTTTCAGTAGATGAGAGACTTATATACAAACCACATCCTCAAGACCCAGAAAa AACTATTTTGACTCAAGAAGCCATAATTACCGTGAAAGGGGTCAGTCTCGGCAGTTACCTCGAAGGACTGATGGCAAGCACGATATCGTCAAATGCCAATAAA GGCCGAGAAGCAATGGAGTGGGTAATACATAAATTAAATGCTGAAATTGAGGAATTGACGGCTTCGGCAAGAGGGAGCATAAGGACACCAATGGCAGCAGCAGCATTTGTGGAGAAATGA
- the PRELID3B gene encoding PRELI domain containing protein 3B isoform X1 — protein MKIWTSEHVFDHPWETVTTAAMQKYPNPMNPSVVGVDVLDRHVDLSGKLHSHRLLSTEWGLPSIVKSLIGAARTKTYVQEHSVVDPVEKTMELKSTNISFTNMVSVDERLIYKPHPQDPEKTILTQEAIITVKGVSLGSYLEGLMASTISSNANKGREAMEWVIHKLNAEIEELTASARGSIRTPMAAAAFVEK, from the exons ATGAAGATCTGGACTTCGGAGCACGTCTTTGA CCACCCATGGGAAACTGTTACAACAGCTGCAATGCAGAAATACCCAAACCCTATGAACCCAAGTGTGGTTGGAGTTGATGTATTGGACAGACATGTAGATCTCTCTGGAAAGTTGCACAGCCATAGACTTCTCAGCACAGAGTGGGGACTGCCTTCCATTGTGAAATCT CTTATTGGTGCAGCAAGAACCAAAACATATGTGCAAGAACATTCTGTAGTGGATCCCGTAGAGAAAACAATGGAACTTAAATCTACTAAT aTTTCTTTTACAAATATGGTTTCAGTAGATGAGAGACTTATATACAAACCACATCCTCAAGACCCAGAAAa AACTATTTTGACTCAAGAAGCCATAATTACCGTGAAAGGGGTCAGTCTCGGCAGTTACCTCGAAGGACTGATGGCAAGCACGATATCGTCAAATGCCAATAAA GGCCGAGAAGCAATGGAGTGGGTAATACATAAATTAAATGCTGAAATTGAGGAATTGACGGCTTCGGCAAGAGGGAGCATAAGGACACCAATGGCAGCAGCAGCATTTGTGGAGAAATGA